In one Lolium rigidum isolate FL_2022 chromosome 3, APGP_CSIRO_Lrig_0.1, whole genome shotgun sequence genomic region, the following are encoded:
- the LOC124697049 gene encoding uncharacterized protein LOC124697049 yields MEPKHSAQMSRHLDKQNDALMETYPAMSHELHKLQVEEETIMQKLYELMSVEGSKVQ; encoded by the exons ATGGAACCAAAGCATTCTGCTCAAATGTCCAG GCATTTGGACAAGCAAAATGATGCCCTAATGGAAACATACCCAGCAATGTCCCATGAGTTGCATAAACTACAA GTTGAAGAGGAAACAATCATGCAGAAGTTATATGAGCTGATGTCTGTGGAAGGTTCCAAAG TACAATAG